The Bradyrhizobium ottawaense genome window below encodes:
- a CDS encoding N-acyl homoserine lactonase family protein, with protein MMPRITFAVAIAALALSGSAAQAQSEKAGVEKLYVLNCGEGTAGDISRWTPGLNEGKTMDFVDTCYLVKHSKGWFLWDTGIADSVASMPNGLVPADPKAVTWRRPKTLAAQIEQLGLKPDDVKAMAVSHTHPDHTGNVELFPQATLYVQKAEYDWPGANNEPRFKPSHPVELLTGDKDVFGDGSVTILSTPGHTPGHQSLLVKLPKTGAVVLSGDTVHFKDNWDNRRVPSMNVNKDQSAASMQKIADTLAKEKAQLWINHDKAQRDSQKMAPEFYD; from the coding sequence ATGATGCCCAGGATCACGTTCGCTGTCGCCATCGCTGCACTCGCTTTGTCCGGTTCCGCGGCGCAGGCGCAATCGGAAAAGGCCGGCGTCGAGAAGCTCTATGTGCTCAACTGCGGCGAGGGCACCGCAGGCGATATCTCGCGCTGGACGCCAGGCTTGAACGAAGGCAAGACGATGGACTTCGTCGACACCTGCTATCTCGTCAAGCACAGCAAGGGCTGGTTCCTGTGGGACACCGGCATCGCCGATTCCGTCGCAAGCATGCCCAATGGTCTCGTGCCCGCCGATCCCAAGGCCGTCACCTGGCGCCGGCCGAAGACGCTTGCCGCCCAGATCGAACAGCTTGGGCTGAAGCCCGATGACGTCAAGGCGATGGCGGTCTCGCACACGCATCCCGACCACACCGGCAATGTCGAGCTGTTCCCGCAGGCGACGCTCTACGTGCAGAAGGCAGAATATGATTGGCCCGGCGCCAACAACGAGCCGCGCTTCAAGCCCTCGCACCCGGTGGAGCTGCTCACAGGCGACAAGGACGTCTTCGGTGACGGCAGCGTGACCATCCTGTCGACGCCCGGCCACACGCCCGGACACCAGTCGCTGCTGGTGAAGCTGCCGAAGACCGGCGCGGTGGTGCTGTCGGGCGACACCGTCCATTTTAAAGATAATTGGGACAACCGCCGCGTCCCCAGCATGAACGTCAACAAGGACCAGAGCGCAGCCTCGATGCAGAAGATCGCCGACACGCTGGCCAAGGAGAAGGCGCAGCTCTGGATCAACCACGACAAGGCCCAGCGCGACAGCCAGAAAATGGCGCCGGAGTTTTACGATTAG
- a CDS encoding MFS transporter, translating into MSQRQLPIILALGTTQTLAWASSYYLPALIADPMARDLGVSSNWIFGAFSASLVISAMLGPRIGRQIDLVGGRQVLSASNLTIAAGLALLGFAHSVPVMVIAWLVLGIGMAMGLYDAAFAALGRIYGTEARRPITGITLMAGFASTVGWPLTAWGLSHIGWRETCFAWAAANILIGLPLNFFVLPTIKGAKQAAAAAEKPHLPLDRTMILLAFIFAAVWTVTGAMAAHFPRILETTGATPVEAIAAGALIGPAQVGARILEAGFLSRFHPLWSTRLACLTHPIGAVIVAIFGGAAASAFALFHGSGNGILTIARGTLPLSIFGPKDFGYRLGIIGAPARMAQAVAPLTFGLLIDLMGAKVLIVSSALSLSALAALFLVRTKPRPD; encoded by the coding sequence ATGAGCCAGCGCCAGCTTCCGATCATCCTGGCGCTCGGGACCACGCAGACCCTGGCCTGGGCGTCCAGCTATTATCTGCCGGCGCTGATCGCCGATCCCATGGCGCGCGACCTCGGCGTCTCCTCCAACTGGATCTTTGGCGCGTTCTCGGCCTCGCTGGTGATCTCGGCGATGCTCGGCCCGCGCATCGGGCGTCAGATCGATCTTGTCGGCGGCCGGCAGGTGCTGTCGGCTTCGAACCTGACGATTGCCGCCGGCCTCGCGCTGCTTGGCTTCGCGCATTCCGTCCCGGTGATGGTGATCGCCTGGCTCGTGCTCGGAATCGGAATGGCGATGGGGCTCTACGACGCCGCCTTCGCCGCCCTGGGGCGCATTTACGGCACCGAGGCGCGCAGGCCCATCACGGGTATCACGCTGATGGCGGGCTTCGCCTCCACCGTCGGCTGGCCGCTCACGGCCTGGGGCCTGTCGCATATCGGCTGGCGCGAGACCTGCTTTGCCTGGGCGGCCGCCAACATCCTGATCGGCCTGCCGCTCAATTTCTTCGTGCTGCCGACGATCAAGGGCGCCAAGCAGGCGGCGGCCGCGGCGGAGAAACCGCATCTGCCGCTCGACCGCACCATGATCCTGCTCGCCTTCATCTTCGCGGCGGTCTGGACCGTCACCGGCGCGATGGCCGCGCATTTCCCCCGCATCCTCGAGACGACGGGCGCAACGCCGGTCGAGGCGATCGCGGCCGGCGCGCTGATCGGCCCGGCGCAAGTCGGCGCGCGCATCCTGGAGGCCGGCTTCCTCAGCCGCTTCCATCCGTTGTGGTCGACCCGGCTCGCCTGCCTCACCCACCCGATCGGCGCGGTGATCGTGGCGATCTTCGGCGGCGCCGCGGCGAGCGCGTTTGCGCTGTTCCACGGCTCGGGCAACGGCATCTTGACGATCGCGCGCGGCACGCTGCCGCTGTCGATTTTCGGCCCGAAGGATTTCGGCTACCGTCTCGGCATCATCGGCGCGCCGGCACGCATGGCGCAGGCGGTGGCGCCGCTGACCTTCGGCCTGCTGATCGACCTCATGGGCGCCAAGGTGCTGATCGTCTCGTCCGCGCTCAGCCTGTCGGCGCTGGCGGCGCTGTTCCTGGTTCGCACCAAGCCGCGGCCCGATTGA
- a CDS encoding adenylate/guanylate cyclase domain-containing protein codes for MQLTSRLALMNWLTGQGLTGLPEIDLLRGFCERCRAEGLELSRALVVIDTLHPIYEGRGFRWSDRPSNESDAFEYGSTAEGDAAASWRRSVFFHMLEHGHDEMVIDLADAPSMDFSQIGELAEKGHKHYLAFVHRFGENGALGLMDCLYSCWTTRRDSGFSEGELEALRDLVPVLGLAIKSAQQVDIARTLGRVYLGRDASEQVLRGRISRGVTERINAVLWYSDLRGSTGISESIGPDEIIPFLNDYAQAVIDAIHEAGGDVLKLIGDGVLAMFWGEDMADARRAALRAEHLFRKNVAALNRRREADGRPTTSAYIGLHVGEVFYGNIGSEDRLDFTVVGPTVNEVSRIASMSRSVDRELLASAEFYKGLDAAGRRYLVSTGRYALRGIGRAQDLYTLDPEVDASEPVTGSYERYLAN; via the coding sequence ATGCAATTGACCTCGCGCCTTGCGCTGATGAACTGGCTGACCGGCCAGGGGCTCACGGGCCTTCCCGAAATCGACCTGCTCCGCGGCTTCTGCGAGCGCTGCCGCGCCGAAGGGCTGGAGCTGTCGCGTGCGCTGGTCGTGATCGACACGCTGCATCCGATCTACGAGGGCCGCGGCTTCCGCTGGAGCGACCGTCCCAGCAACGAGAGCGACGCGTTCGAATACGGCTCGACCGCCGAGGGCGACGCCGCCGCAAGCTGGCGCCGCTCGGTGTTCTTCCACATGCTGGAGCACGGCCACGACGAGATGGTGATCGATCTGGCCGACGCGCCGTCGATGGATTTCTCGCAGATCGGCGAGCTCGCCGAAAAGGGCCACAAGCACTATCTCGCCTTCGTGCACCGCTTCGGCGAGAATGGCGCGCTCGGCCTGATGGACTGCCTCTATTCCTGCTGGACCACGCGCCGCGACAGCGGCTTCAGCGAGGGTGAGCTGGAGGCGCTGCGCGATCTCGTCCCGGTGCTGGGGCTCGCGATCAAATCGGCGCAGCAGGTCGACATCGCGCGCACGCTCGGGCGCGTCTATCTCGGCCGCGACGCCTCCGAGCAGGTGCTGCGCGGCCGCATCTCGCGCGGCGTCACCGAGCGCATCAACGCCGTGCTCTGGTACTCCGATCTGCGCGGCTCGACCGGAATCAGCGAGAGCATCGGCCCCGACGAGATCATCCCGTTCCTCAACGATTATGCGCAGGCCGTGATCGACGCGATCCACGAGGCCGGCGGCGACGTGCTCAAGCTGATCGGCGACGGCGTGCTCGCGATGTTCTGGGGTGAGGACATGGCGGATGCGCGGCGCGCTGCGCTCCGCGCCGAGCATCTGTTCCGCAAGAACGTCGCGGCGCTGAACCGGCGGCGGGAGGCCGACGGCCGTCCCACCACGTCGGCCTATATCGGCCTGCATGTCGGCGAGGTCTTCTACGGCAATATCGGCAGCGAGGACCGGCTCGATTTCACGGTTGTCGGGCCGACGGTGAACGAAGTCAGCCGCATCGCCTCGATGAGCCGCTCGGTCGACCGCGAGCTGCTGGCATCGGCGGAATTCTACAAGGGCCTGGATGCCGCCGGCCGGCGCTATCTCGTGTCCACCGGCCGCTACGCGCTACGCGGCATCGGCCGCGCGCAGGATCTCTACACGCTCGATCCCGAGGTCGATGCCAGCGAGCCTGTGACGGGGAGCTACGAGCGATATCTGGCGAATTAG
- a CDS encoding MFS transporter: MSNPPRLPDTFGRLAWSNLAAQSAEQIALAAAPIVAVLTLGVAEGQTGLLQTALTLPFVLFAIPAGLLADRISRRSLMAGAEALRAVALGTIVLLLALGALNLPLLALLGFAAVCGTVVYSVAAPALVPSLVSSDLLPAANARIELARTVAFASGPALGGALVGWWGASPAFGFAAALSAIAVVLLSGIFEPARAPAPRRHPLQDIREGAAFVFHHPLLRPVFITQFIFNTGWFLQIAVFVPYAVRHLGLTAAGVGTVLTMYGVGMVIGALFATRVMQRLAFGTVVGLGPVTGFVAAVVMALTVLIPSPWLAALSFFLLGVGPILWVISTTTLRQSVTPPRLLGRVSAINIMSYGARPLGSALGAIVGGLWSAEACLYLAAAVFGVQALVIWLSPAVALDRQPDMVGDEVAVRC, from the coding sequence ATGTCAAACCCGCCTCGCCTCCCCGACACCTTTGGCCGCCTCGCCTGGTCCAACCTCGCGGCGCAGTCAGCCGAGCAGATCGCGTTGGCCGCAGCTCCCATCGTCGCCGTGCTCACGCTCGGGGTCGCCGAAGGCCAGACCGGCCTGTTGCAGACCGCACTGACCCTGCCCTTCGTGCTGTTCGCGATCCCGGCCGGCCTGCTCGCCGACCGCATCTCGCGTCGCTCGCTGATGGCCGGGGCCGAGGCGCTGCGGGCGGTGGCCCTCGGGACAATCGTGCTGCTGCTCGCGCTCGGCGCCCTCAATCTTCCGCTGCTGGCGCTGCTCGGCTTCGCAGCCGTGTGCGGCACAGTGGTCTACAGCGTGGCCGCGCCGGCGCTGGTGCCGTCCTTGGTCAGCTCTGACCTCCTGCCGGCGGCGAATGCCCGCATTGAGCTGGCGCGAACCGTCGCCTTCGCAAGCGGACCCGCCCTCGGCGGCGCACTTGTGGGATGGTGGGGCGCCAGCCCGGCCTTCGGCTTTGCCGCGGCGCTCTCGGCCATCGCTGTCGTGCTGCTCTCGGGCATCTTTGAACCCGCGCGTGCCCCCGCCCCGCGGCGCCATCCGCTCCAGGACATCCGCGAAGGCGCGGCCTTCGTATTCCACCATCCGCTGCTGCGGCCGGTGTTCATCACCCAGTTCATCTTCAACACCGGCTGGTTCCTGCAGATCGCGGTGTTCGTGCCCTATGCCGTGCGCCATCTCGGCCTCACCGCCGCCGGCGTCGGCACGGTGCTGACCATGTACGGCGTCGGCATGGTGATCGGCGCGCTGTTCGCAACGCGCGTGATGCAGCGGCTCGCGTTCGGCACCGTCGTCGGCCTCGGCCCGGTCACGGGTTTCGTTGCAGCTGTTGTGATGGCGCTGACGGTACTGATCCCCTCGCCCTGGCTCGCGGCGTTGAGCTTCTTCCTGCTCGGCGTCGGGCCGATCCTGTGGGTGATCTCGACCACGACGCTGCGCCAGTCGGTGACGCCGCCGCGCCTCTTGGGCCGCGTCTCCGCCATCAACATCATGAGCTACGGTGCCCGCCCGCTCGGCTCGGCGCTGGGCGCGATCGTCGGCGGCCTCTGGAGCGCGGAAGCCTGCCTTTATCTCGCGGCCGCCGTATTCGGCGTGCAGGCGCTGGTGATCTGGCTGTCGCCGGCCGTGGCGCTGGACCGGCAGCCGGACATGGTGGGGGATGAGGTGGCGGTGCGCTGCTAG
- a CDS encoding Nramp family divalent metal transporter: MDARSPDLSPDAAGWRADAPVTKSLAEVNATVAVPAAGRWWRRLLAFVGPGYLVSVGYMDPGNWATDLAGGSKFGYTLLSVILLSNLMAILLQSLAARLGIVTDRDLAQACRATYSPAVNFLLWLACEAAIIACDLAEVIGTAIALKLLFGIPLIGGALLAALDAFLLLLLMNRGFRFLEAFVIALLAVIAVCFAVQIVAAAPPVAEVLHGFMPKSEIFTNPEMLYIAIGIIGATVMPHNLYLHSSIVQTRAYERNDTGRREAIKWATTDSTIALMLALFINAAILVVAAATFHKSGHSDVAEIGQAFELLSPLLGLGIASTLFAVALLASGLNSTVTATLAGQIVMEGFLDLRLPSWARRLLTRGIAIVPVIVVTAIYGERGTADLLVFSQVVLSMQLPFAVIPLVRFVSDRRKMGQFAIPGYVAAIAWIVAGVIVILNVKLLVDTLFG; this comes from the coding sequence ATGGATGCCCGATCGCCTGATTTGAGTCCCGACGCCGCCGGCTGGCGCGCTGATGCGCCCGTCACCAAAAGTCTCGCCGAGGTCAACGCCACGGTCGCCGTTCCGGCCGCTGGCCGCTGGTGGCGCCGGCTGCTCGCCTTTGTCGGCCCAGGCTATCTGGTCTCAGTCGGCTACATGGACCCCGGCAATTGGGCGACCGACCTCGCCGGTGGCTCCAAATTCGGCTACACGCTGCTGTCGGTCATCCTGCTTTCGAATTTGATGGCGATCCTGCTGCAGTCGCTGGCGGCACGGCTCGGCATCGTCACCGACCGCGACCTTGCGCAGGCTTGCCGCGCCACCTATTCGCCGGCGGTGAATTTCCTGCTCTGGCTGGCCTGCGAGGCGGCGATCATCGCCTGCGATCTCGCCGAGGTCATCGGCACGGCGATCGCGCTCAAACTCCTGTTCGGCATTCCCCTGATCGGCGGCGCGCTGCTCGCGGCGCTCGATGCCTTCCTGCTGCTGCTCCTGATGAACCGCGGCTTCCGTTTCCTCGAAGCCTTCGTCATCGCGCTGCTGGCGGTGATCGCGGTCTGCTTCGCGGTCCAGATCGTGGCTGCGGCGCCGCCGGTGGCGGAGGTCCTGCACGGCTTCATGCCGAAGAGCGAGATCTTCACCAACCCGGAAATGCTCTACATCGCGATCGGCATCATCGGCGCGACGGTGATGCCGCATAATCTCTATTTGCATTCCTCGATCGTGCAGACGCGCGCCTATGAGCGCAACGACACCGGCCGGCGCGAGGCGATCAAATGGGCGACGACGGACTCGACCATCGCCCTGATGCTGGCGCTGTTCATCAATGCCGCGATCCTGGTGGTCGCAGCCGCAACCTTCCACAAGAGCGGCCATTCCGACGTTGCCGAGATCGGCCAGGCCTTCGAGCTGCTGTCGCCGCTGCTCGGCCTCGGCATCGCCTCGACGCTGTTCGCCGTGGCGCTGCTCGCCTCCGGCCTCAACTCGACGGTGACGGCGACGCTCGCCGGCCAGATCGTGATGGAGGGCTTTCTCGACCTGCGCCTGCCGAGCTGGGCGCGCCGCCTGCTCACGCGCGGCATCGCCATCGTTCCGGTGATCGTTGTTACGGCGATCTATGGCGAGCGCGGCACGGCGGATCTGCTGGTGTTCAGCCAGGTCGTGCTGTCGATGCAGCTGCCCTTTGCGGTGATCCCGCTGGTCCGCTTCGTCTCCGACCGTCGCAAGATGGGGCAGTTTGCGATTCCGGGATATGTCGCGGCGATCGCGTGGATCGTCGCGGGCGTCATCGTGATTTTGAACGTGAAGCTGCTGGTGGATACGCTGTTCGGGTAA
- a CDS encoding adenylate/guanylate cyclase domain-containing protein, which yields MLTENKQVSVLFVDVCNSTSLLQHVDPEEARAYLGRALDRLAEAVETYGGTVSQLLGDGLVALFGAPVAQEDHALRACLAALKMQRASIPAHDVGGVVSPTLRIGINSGEVLVGIVGQYRWSHYGADGKTIHLASRLEKMAPPGGILISAATQRLVAQQIDTRTAGVRIVRGLDDPIEVHEVVVETESSAAAPLTRKQRWAPLIGREDTLRILEGALETVQRSGMRTVGLCGDAGIGKSRLIVDWMDSLAREGVEVCFSQARGYASTRAYSTATDLTASLVGLPQTSAADIRHSAKQTLIAKWPDDGAEHLAAVNDLLGLAAPDEAWLALNPAQRRRRIGEALLWLVRRRVRSGAFLLVLEDVFLADRESRRLFEGLLPKLQALPVLICVTYRPDFDHQWRRASWFSERVIEPLGDGEMLQLARACLGDDPSVLGVMTELVARADGNPFFLEQLVFTLIDDGSLEGTPGAYRLQRPFGELRVPGSIAAVIGARVDRLPEAAKSALEAAAILGDPITHDLVAAMQAVDLERAEELLGLCVASGLLTSPDQARGSHGSHAFAFRHALVRDVVLGVLTRARLKALHRQAFLALHAQPGAADVDAAPALAHHAFGGEEWEQAARFAVKSMARAISRSANQEAVQLLEKGIQAARRVEGATTAQTLELALRLEAIGAMLALGQIDEIFDNMERAEAIAVQLNDQRARAAVSTETAVFLWMRGRFEQGLGYASQGLEAARLAQRRHMMMAAHQTRLMHLHALGRYADAAAEGHILLSDYEPELSAHYVQSGWAAIPIINLYAFHASTLWRLGDGGAADDFCAKSYEILSNIDHPYSRLLIDTVQSQIWVEREELDRAESLMRTGVQQCMTHNVPTMLSVCTGVLGSALARNGKAAEAVPMLEKGFADRIYEAAGPYGRTFMRVSLGVAYRKLGRLDDAIAVGRKAVEQAAEEYGHQTEALYELAETLRQAGDQAGAEAHFKRTAEAAERLGMPHYRKRAAAALADRRKDGYAA from the coding sequence ATGCTGACTGAAAACAAGCAGGTCAGCGTGCTGTTCGTCGACGTCTGCAACTCGACCTCCCTTTTGCAGCATGTCGACCCCGAGGAAGCCCGCGCCTATCTCGGCAGGGCACTGGACCGGCTGGCTGAGGCGGTCGAGACCTATGGCGGCACGGTGAGCCAGTTGCTCGGCGATGGCCTCGTCGCCTTGTTCGGCGCGCCCGTGGCGCAGGAAGACCACGCCCTGCGGGCGTGCCTTGCCGCTCTCAAGATGCAGAGAGCATCCATTCCAGCCCATGACGTCGGAGGCGTTGTCAGCCCGACGCTGCGCATCGGTATCAATTCGGGCGAGGTGCTGGTCGGTATCGTCGGACAATACCGGTGGTCCCATTACGGCGCGGACGGAAAGACAATCCATCTCGCCTCGCGGCTTGAGAAGATGGCGCCGCCCGGAGGCATCCTGATCAGCGCCGCGACGCAGCGGCTGGTCGCGCAGCAGATCGACACGCGTACGGCCGGCGTGCGGATCGTGCGCGGACTGGATGATCCGATCGAAGTGCATGAAGTCGTGGTCGAGACCGAAAGTTCGGCGGCAGCGCCGTTGACGCGGAAACAGCGCTGGGCGCCTCTGATCGGACGCGAAGACACGTTGAGGATCCTGGAAGGGGCCCTGGAGACCGTTCAAAGGTCCGGAATGCGAACCGTCGGGTTGTGCGGCGATGCCGGGATCGGCAAGTCGCGCCTGATCGTCGACTGGATGGACAGCCTCGCGCGGGAGGGGGTTGAAGTCTGCTTTTCCCAGGCGAGAGGATATGCGAGCACGCGGGCCTACAGCACCGCCACCGATCTGACCGCAAGTTTGGTCGGGCTTCCGCAAACCAGCGCGGCGGACATTCGGCATTCCGCCAAGCAGACGTTGATCGCGAAATGGCCCGATGACGGCGCCGAGCATCTGGCGGCGGTCAATGATCTCTTGGGACTTGCGGCGCCGGATGAGGCCTGGCTGGCGCTGAACCCGGCGCAACGACGGCGCCGGATCGGCGAGGCGCTGCTCTGGCTCGTGCGCAGACGCGTGCGGTCCGGCGCGTTCCTGCTCGTGCTCGAGGACGTCTTCCTGGCCGACCGCGAGAGCCGGCGGCTGTTCGAGGGCCTGCTTCCCAAACTTCAGGCGCTGCCGGTCCTGATTTGCGTCACCTATCGCCCGGATTTCGACCATCAGTGGCGTCGAGCATCCTGGTTTTCCGAGCGCGTGATCGAGCCGCTGGGCGACGGAGAAATGCTCCAGCTCGCGCGCGCCTGTCTCGGCGATGATCCGTCCGTGCTCGGCGTCATGACCGAACTGGTCGCGCGTGCCGACGGCAATCCCTTCTTCCTGGAGCAACTGGTCTTCACGCTGATCGATGACGGGTCGTTGGAAGGGACCCCGGGCGCCTACCGTTTGCAGAGGCCTTTCGGAGAGCTGCGCGTGCCGGGCTCCATTGCGGCGGTGATCGGGGCGCGGGTCGACAGGCTGCCCGAAGCCGCAAAATCGGCGCTCGAAGCTGCGGCCATCCTGGGCGATCCCATCACGCACGATTTGGTTGCGGCGATGCAGGCCGTGGACCTCGAGCGCGCCGAAGAACTGCTAGGCCTTTGTGTCGCGTCCGGATTGCTGACGAGTCCGGATCAGGCGAGGGGCTCGCACGGATCGCACGCCTTCGCGTTCCGCCATGCGCTGGTCCGTGACGTCGTGCTCGGGGTGCTCACGCGCGCCAGGCTCAAGGCACTTCATCGCCAGGCCTTCCTGGCGCTGCACGCCCAGCCCGGGGCCGCCGATGTCGATGCCGCGCCGGCACTGGCTCATCATGCCTTCGGGGGCGAGGAATGGGAACAGGCGGCAAGATTCGCCGTCAAGTCGATGGCTCGTGCCATCTCGCGCTCGGCCAATCAGGAGGCCGTCCAGCTGCTGGAAAAGGGCATCCAGGCGGCACGGCGCGTCGAGGGCGCGACGACCGCCCAGACCCTGGAGCTCGCGCTTCGGCTGGAGGCCATTGGCGCAATGCTGGCTCTCGGGCAGATCGACGAGATCTTCGACAACATGGAGCGGGCTGAAGCCATCGCCGTGCAACTGAACGATCAGCGTGCAAGGGCGGCGGTTTCGACCGAGACGGCGGTGTTTCTGTGGATGCGCGGACGTTTCGAGCAAGGTCTGGGGTACGCTTCGCAGGGACTGGAAGCGGCTCGCCTCGCACAGCGTCGTCACATGATGATGGCGGCGCATCAGACCCGCCTCATGCATCTGCATGCGCTCGGGCGGTACGCGGACGCGGCGGCCGAAGGTCACATCCTGCTGTCGGACTACGAACCGGAATTGTCGGCGCATTATGTCCAGTCCGGCTGGGCTGCGATTCCGATCATCAACCTGTACGCATTTCATGCCAGCACGCTGTGGCGCCTCGGGGATGGCGGCGCCGCGGACGATTTCTGCGCCAAGAGCTATGAGATTCTGTCGAACATCGATCACCCATATTCCCGTCTGTTGATCGACACGGTCCAATCGCAGATCTGGGTCGAACGCGAGGAGCTCGACCGTGCCGAGTCCCTGATGCGCACGGGTGTGCAGCAATGCATGACGCACAACGTGCCGACGATGCTGTCCGTGTGCACCGGCGTTCTCGGCAGCGCGCTGGCGCGCAATGGCAAGGCTGCCGAAGCGGTGCCCATGCTGGAGAAGGGGTTCGCCGATCGCATCTACGAGGCGGCCGGCCCCTATGGCAGGACGTTCATGCGCGTGAGCCTGGGTGTCGCCTATCGCAAGCTCGGACGACTGGATGATGCGATCGCTGTCGGACGCAAGGCGGTCGAGCAGGCCGCTGAGGAATACGGACACCAGACCGAAGCCCTGTACGAGCTCGCCGAAACGCTGCGGCAGGCCGGCGATCAGGCCGGGGCCGAAGCGCATTTCAAGCGAACCGCCGAGGCGGCGGAGCGTCTGGGTATGCCTCACTACCGGAAACGGGCCGCTGCGGCGCTCGCAGATCGGCGGAAGGACGGGTACGCAGCATGA
- a CDS encoding cytochrome P450: MAARASAVKGVLTRPQSFSNSAHAANLAAGDYLIGMDPGPTYHDDRRLLDDRLALLAASLPAAADQEVQRRVQQLGQLGTNKSFDLIDDYLMWIVFRAMDPLFGAATGKVVAGAHGNVNDPGLQRQYLLEIRYVAGQLLAGSTATLRVQRRAELCSDALRARIAAVSRDIEQAWGVQSTASTITRNAAGLAWISHPVTVQSGALAVQELLGRSRVHRALRAEAQRLGPAGVWQDAKFRDLVREHMLELMRFRPIFPLLARDVPRDTEFETGARHNAPCSAGGKMAIWSIAALFDSRVVKKSGRFCPARNWGPHQDLRWLMFGYGTRQCPAKDYAVEILTSALIGLLILPELRLTRGEGKAIAYDGPLMSRMRVNFV; this comes from the coding sequence ATGGCGGCACGCGCCAGTGCGGTCAAGGGTGTGCTGACCAGGCCGCAGAGTTTCTCGAACTCGGCTCATGCGGCCAATCTGGCCGCCGGCGATTACCTGATTGGCATGGATCCGGGTCCTACCTACCACGACGACAGGCGTCTGCTCGATGACCGGTTGGCTTTGCTGGCTGCGAGCCTGCCGGCCGCGGCCGATCAGGAGGTTCAGCGACGCGTCCAGCAGCTTGGGCAGCTCGGGACGAACAAGTCGTTCGACCTCATTGACGATTACCTGATGTGGATCGTGTTTCGAGCGATGGATCCGCTGTTCGGGGCGGCAACGGGCAAGGTGGTGGCGGGCGCGCATGGCAACGTCAACGATCCCGGGCTGCAACGGCAATATCTCCTGGAAATCAGGTATGTCGCAGGCCAGCTGCTTGCCGGAAGCACTGCGACGCTGAGGGTTCAGCGACGGGCGGAACTCTGCTCGGACGCGTTGCGGGCACGTATCGCCGCCGTGAGCCGCGACATCGAACAGGCTTGGGGTGTCCAGAGCACCGCCAGCACCATCACGCGGAATGCCGCCGGTCTTGCCTGGATTTCGCATCCGGTCACGGTGCAGTCGGGGGCACTGGCCGTGCAGGAGTTGCTCGGGCGCTCCAGGGTTCACCGGGCCTTGCGGGCCGAAGCCCAGCGGCTCGGGCCGGCCGGCGTTTGGCAAGACGCCAAGTTCCGCGATCTGGTGCGCGAGCACATGCTCGAGCTCATGCGCTTTCGACCCATCTTTCCGCTGCTCGCGCGCGACGTGCCGCGCGATACGGAATTCGAGACCGGGGCGCGGCACAACGCGCCGTGCTCCGCTGGCGGCAAGATGGCGATCTGGTCGATCGCCGCCCTGTTCGATTCCAGGGTGGTCAAGAAGAGCGGTCGGTTCTGTCCCGCCCGCAATTGGGGGCCGCACCAGGATTTGCGCTGGCTGATGTTCGGATACGGCACCCGCCAATGTCCCGCCAAGGATTACGCGGTCGAGATCCTGACGAGTGCGCTGATTGGTCTGCTGATCCTGCCCGAGTTGCGGCTCACGCGGGGCGAGGGCAAGGCCATCGCCTATGACGGCCCGCTGATGTCTCGCATGCGCGTGAACTTCGTCTGA